A single window of Polaribacter sp. SA4-10 DNA harbors:
- a CDS encoding DUF4373 domain-containing protein has translation MDTTIFLNRKIKRLIKNFSGNGFLIYSFILTEIYRDKGYFLEWDNDADFDIFEALNISENLVNEVVNYSCLIGLFNQELWEEKNIITTKNIQEFWAKVAKIVKRKNQAVISDFLVKT, from the coding sequence ATAGACACAACTATATTTTTGAATAGGAAAATTAAACGTTTGATAAAAAACTTTAGCGGTAACGGATTCTTAATTTACTCATTCATTTTAACAGAAATTTACAGAGATAAAGGCTACTTTTTAGAGTGGGATAATGACGCTGATTTTGATATTTTTGAGGCCTTAAATATATCTGAAAACTTAGTAAATGAGGTAGTGAATTATAGTTGTTTAATTGGTCTTTTTAACCAAGAATTATGGGAAGAAAAAAACATAATTACTACTAAAAACATACAAGAATTTTGGGCAAAAGTGGCAAAAATCGTAAAAAGAAAAAATCAAGCGGTAATTTCTGACTTTTTAGTAAAAACGTAA
- a CDS encoding IS110 family transposase: MKNYSDVIGIDVSKLTLDAHIHNRVVHRVFSNTPKGYKALLSWTETYLKEQVYFFCFENTGHYSTNLSVYLSENDLDYFEESPLAINRSSGVVRGKTDKLDSAMIARYAWLYKEELVLSSPKEQDIQELGRLLSFRDQLVRDRTGKMSSLKEMQTLLSSPSTDDCCNIIKKTIHYLTKQIIALENHIKNLMSKDESLQKNYELLNTLKGVGLVLSCQLLYHTSNFKRFDSWRQFSSYCGVAPFEHSSGTSIHRKNRIHHIGDRKMKTLLTLASVSAIQCDQELKQYYNKKVSEGKPKMVAINNVRNKILSRAFAVVKRGTPYVVLQKFVA, translated from the coding sequence ATGAAAAATTATTCAGATGTTATTGGTATTGATGTATCTAAATTAACCTTAGATGCACATATTCACAACAGAGTGGTACACCGCGTATTTTCAAATACGCCTAAAGGGTACAAAGCACTTTTGTCTTGGACAGAAACGTACTTAAAAGAACAGGTTTATTTTTTCTGTTTTGAGAATACAGGACATTACTCTACAAACCTTAGTGTTTATCTGTCAGAAAATGATTTAGATTACTTTGAAGAAAGCCCATTAGCAATTAACCGCTCGTCAGGTGTTGTTAGAGGAAAAACAGATAAGCTTGATTCAGCTATGATTGCTAGATATGCTTGGCTTTACAAAGAAGAACTTGTTTTAAGCAGTCCAAAAGAACAAGATATTCAAGAATTAGGACGCCTGTTATCCTTTAGAGATCAGTTGGTAAGAGACCGCACGGGTAAAATGAGTAGTCTCAAAGAAATGCAAACCTTGCTTAGCAGTCCATCAACTGATGATTGCTGTAACATTATCAAAAAAACCATTCATTATCTTACAAAACAAATTATAGCATTAGAGAACCATATAAAAAACCTAATGAGTAAGGATGAATCATTACAAAAGAATTATGAGCTTTTAAATACCTTAAAAGGCGTTGGATTAGTGCTTTCTTGTCAGCTGTTATATCACACGAGTAACTTTAAACGATTTGATAGTTGGCGTCAGTTTTCAAGTTATTGTGGTGTAGCTCCTTTTGAGCACAGTTCTGGAACTAGCATACATCGAAAAAATAGAATTCATCACATAGGAGATAGGAAGATGAAAACACTGTTAACACTAGCCAGTGTTAGTGCGATACAATGCGACCAAGAATTAAAACAATATTATAATAAAAAAGTTTCAGAAGGAAAACCAAAAATGGTTGCTATCAATAATGTTAGAAATAAGATTTTATCAAGAGCTTTTGCAGTAGTAAAAAGAGGAACTCCTTATGTCGTATTACAAAAATTTGTAGCTTAA